Proteins encoded in a region of the Flavobacteriaceae bacterium HL-DH10 genome:
- the serS gene encoding serine--tRNA ligase — protein sequence MLQVPFIRENKDLVITQLAKRNIDASSMIDAVINLDEDRKRIQTALDNTLAESNALSKEIGNLYKSGETQKANLLKEKTSQLKESSKELTDELGNKVNELNELLYKIPNVPNAIVPPGNSEEDNEEVFKEGDIPVLHEGALPHWELAKKYDIIDFELGNKITGAGFPVYKGKGARLQRALIAYFLDKNTAAGYTEYQLPHLVNEASGFGTGQLPDKEGQMYHVTGDNLYLIPTAEVPGTNIFRDTLLNESDLPIGITGYTPCFRREAGSYGAHVRGLNRLHQFDKVEIIRVEHPSKSYEALDGMIAHVKNILQELKLPYRILRLCGGDTSFASALTYDFEVFSTAQDRWLEISSISNFETFQANRLKLRFKNSEGKNELAHTLNGSSLALPRVLAGILENYQTKDGIIIPEVLQPYTGFSIID from the coding sequence ATGTTACAAGTACCTTTTATTAGAGAGAACAAAGATTTGGTGATTACTCAATTGGCAAAAAGAAACATTGATGCTTCGAGTATGATTGATGCTGTTATTAATTTAGATGAAGACCGTAAGCGTATTCAAACAGCATTAGATAATACGTTGGCCGAATCTAATGCGTTGTCCAAAGAAATAGGGAATTTGTACAAATCTGGTGAAACTCAAAAGGCTAATCTTTTAAAAGAAAAAACAAGTCAGTTAAAAGAATCATCAAAAGAACTTACCGATGAACTTGGTAATAAAGTTAATGAGTTAAACGAATTACTTTATAAAATACCAAATGTTCCAAATGCCATTGTACCTCCTGGAAATTCTGAAGAAGATAATGAAGAAGTTTTTAAAGAAGGTGACATTCCTGTCTTGCACGAAGGTGCATTACCACATTGGGAATTAGCAAAAAAATATGACATTATAGATTTTGAACTTGGTAACAAAATCACAGGTGCTGGGTTTCCTGTTTATAAAGGTAAAGGAGCTAGATTACAACGTGCCTTAATTGCTTATTTTTTAGATAAAAATACGGCTGCAGGGTACACCGAATATCAATTACCGCATTTGGTAAACGAAGCATCAGGTTTTGGTACTGGGCAATTACCAGATAAAGAAGGACAAATGTATCATGTTACTGGAGATAATTTATATTTAATACCAACTGCCGAAGTACCAGGTACTAATATTTTTAGAGATACATTGCTTAACGAAAGCGATTTACCTATTGGTATTACAGGGTATACGCCATGTTTTCGTCGTGAGGCAGGAAGCTATGGTGCACACGTAAGAGGTTTAAACAGATTGCATCAATTTGATAAAGTTGAAATTATTCGTGTTGAACATCCAAGTAAATCTTATGAAGCTTTAGATGGTATGATTGCTCACGTAAAAAACATTTTGCAAGAATTAAAATTACCATACAGGATTTTACGATTATGTGGAGGCGATACCTCTTTTGCATCGGCTTTAACATACGATTTTGAAGTGTTTTCAACAGCTCAAGACCGTTGGTTAGAAATTTCATCGATATCAAACTTTGAAACTTTCCAAGCTAATCGTTTAAAGCTTCGTTTTAAAAATAGTGAAGGTAAAAACGAACTAGCGCATACACTAAACGGAAGCTCTTTAGCATTACCACGAGTACTTGCTGGGATTTTAGAAAATTATCAAACTAAAGACGGGATTATTATTCCTGAAGTCTTACAGCCTTATACTGGTTTTAGTATTATTGATTAA
- a CDS encoding bifunctional riboflavin kinase/FAD synthetase, which produces MSEVKNIEAYTSKEPTVVTIGTFDGVHIGHQKIIKHLINTGKKEGLKSVILTFFPHPRMVLQKDSNIKLINTIDERSQILKDLGLDYLLIKKFTKDFSRLSAEDFVKDLLVDKLHAKKVIIGYDHRFGRNRNADINDLKTFGNLYGFDVEEISVQDIDDVAVSSTKIRNALSEGNIVKANSFLGYHFMLTGIVVKGKALGRQIDYPTANILIEENYKLIPKQGAYIVRSVIDGVLIYGMMNIGVNPTVNGEKETVEVHFLNYNSDIYGKKIQIDLLDRIRDEVKFESVEALKNQLTKDKETTLHYIAKHLG; this is translated from the coding sequence ATGAGTGAGGTTAAAAACATTGAAGCGTATACATCTAAAGAACCTACTGTTGTTACCATTGGCACTTTTGATGGCGTACATATAGGGCATCAAAAAATAATTAAACACTTGATTAATACAGGGAAAAAGGAAGGTTTAAAATCTGTAATTCTTACTTTTTTTCCTCATCCCCGTATGGTTCTGCAAAAAGATTCAAATATTAAATTAATAAATACTATTGATGAGCGAAGCCAAATTTTAAAAGATTTAGGGTTAGATTATTTACTTATTAAAAAATTTACTAAAGATTTTTCAAGACTTTCTGCTGAAGATTTTGTAAAAGATTTATTAGTTGATAAGTTACATGCTAAGAAAGTAATTATAGGTTATGATCATAGATTTGGAAGAAATAGAAATGCAGATATTAATGATTTAAAAACCTTTGGAAACCTTTATGGTTTTGATGTTGAAGAAATTTCAGTACAAGATATAGATGATGTAGCTGTAAGTTCCACAAAAATTAGAAATGCTTTAAGCGAAGGAAACATTGTAAAAGCAAATAGTTTTTTGGGGTATCATTTTATGTTAACTGGTATAGTTGTAAAAGGGAAAGCCTTAGGTAGACAAATAGATTATCCTACAGCCAATATTTTAATAGAAGAAAACTATAAGTTAATACCAAAACAAGGGGCTTATATTGTGCGTTCAGTAATTGATGGTGTATTAATTTATGGCATGATGAATATAGGTGTAAACCCAACTGTCAATGGGGAAAAAGAAACTGTTGAAGTTCATTTTTTAAATTACAATAGCGATATTTATGGTAAAAAAATTCAAATAGATTTATTAGACCGTATTCGTGATGAGGTGAAATTTGAATCGGTTGAAGCTTTAAAAAATCAGTTAACAAAAGATAAAGAAACAACATTACATTATATTGCAAAACATCTTGGTTAA
- a CDS encoding DUF4286 family protein, translating to MYIYNVTSNIDESIHEEWLTWIKEHIPKVLATGKFDKATLTKVLVEEDMGGVTYSVQYRSYSREALDAYYREDADKLRDEGMKKFADKMLAFRTELQIIDEYTVNFK from the coding sequence ATGTATATATACAACGTAACATCAAACATAGACGAATCTATTCATGAGGAATGGTTAACTTGGATAAAAGAACATATTCCGAAAGTATTAGCAACAGGCAAATTTGATAAAGCAACTTTAACTAAGGTTTTGGTTGAAGAAGATATGGGCGGCGTTACTTACTCGGTGCAATACCGTTCATATTCTCGCGAAGCTTTAGATGCCTATTATAGAGAAGATGCCGATAAATTAAGAGATGAAGGCATGAAAAAATTTGCCGATAAAATGTTGGCTTTCAGGACAGAGCTTCAAATTATTGATGAGTATACGGTAAACTTTAAATAG
- a CDS encoding tetratricopeptide repeat protein yields MRFPILFIVFFLTSTFVFAQADDMLAKDYFKNGDYEKALYEYKNLYKKSPSSITYINQIVSAYQQLEQYKEAEIFLLKLIERVKYPAFMVELGYNYQLQNDIENATIYYNKALASIDDRPSNVFSVVKSFQSHTLLNEAIVSYEKAMLLKPDYNFNLQLAQLYGEQGNIEKMFTSYIDFAEKTPSLLRNIKLKINNFISEDATSENNILFRKIVLKKNQQEPNLLWNDLLSWLFIQQKDFKKAFIQEKAIFNRQPESLSNIEDLADIASSENDNETAKEIYTFIIEKAQDQDTLLHAHYKLLQLETEEVVKENYNDIKATYLALFDEFGTFSQTLNLQISYAHFLAFYMNETVNATSFLEKTLELPLTELEKAAVKLELGDILVLQEKFNQALIYYTQIQRNLKNSTISQEARYKVAKASYYKGDFKWAESQLKILKASTSQLIANDALELKLLITDNKYEDSLQTALKLYAKADLLAFQNRNEEAINILDKILIEHKTEPIIAQALYKQGQLFESKKQFEKAATNYESIIENYRDGILIDDALYKLAELYTNHLEQPEKAKALYEQIIFNHADSIYFVDARKRFRALRGDAIN; encoded by the coding sequence ATGAGATTTCCTATTCTTTTTATTGTATTCTTTTTAACAAGTACTTTTGTGTTTGCTCAAGCAGATGATATGCTTGCTAAAGATTATTTTAAAAATGGTGATTATGAAAAGGCATTGTATGAATATAAAAATCTATATAAAAAATCACCTTCTAGTATTACTTATATAAACCAAATAGTTAGTGCTTATCAACAGTTAGAGCAATACAAAGAGGCTGAAATATTTTTGTTAAAACTAATAGAACGCGTTAAATATCCTGCTTTTATGGTTGAATTGGGATATAATTATCAACTTCAAAATGATATAGAAAACGCTACCATATATTATAATAAAGCGCTTGCTAGTATAGATGATAGACCAAGTAATGTGTTTTCTGTAGTTAAAAGTTTTCAAAGTCACACGCTTTTAAACGAAGCCATAGTTTCTTATGAAAAAGCAATGTTGTTAAAACCCGACTATAATTTTAATTTACAATTAGCACAGTTATATGGAGAGCAAGGGAACATTGAAAAAATGTTTACAAGTTATATTGATTTTGCAGAAAAAACCCCTTCTTTATTAAGAAACATAAAACTTAAGATTAATAATTTTATAAGTGAAGATGCTACGAGTGAAAATAATATTTTGTTCCGAAAAATTGTACTTAAAAAAAATCAGCAAGAGCCTAATTTACTTTGGAATGATTTATTAAGTTGGTTATTTATTCAGCAAAAAGATTTTAAAAAAGCCTTCATTCAAGAAAAAGCCATTTTTAATAGACAACCTGAAAGTTTAAGTAATATTGAAGACTTAGCCGACATAGCATCTAGTGAAAATGATAATGAAACTGCTAAGGAAATTTATACATTTATAATAGAAAAAGCCCAAGATCAAGACACCCTATTACATGCTCATTATAAATTATTACAATTAGAAACAGAAGAAGTAGTAAAAGAAAATTATAACGATATTAAGGCTACATATCTAGCGTTGTTTGATGAATTCGGTACTTTTTCACAAACGTTGAACCTTCAAATTTCATATGCGCACTTTTTAGCGTTTTATATGAATGAAACAGTTAACGCAACATCTTTTTTAGAAAAAACCTTAGAGTTGCCTTTAACCGAATTAGAAAAAGCAGCCGTTAAGCTAGAATTGGGAGACATTTTAGTATTACAAGAAAAATTCAATCAAGCTTTAATTTATTACACACAAATTCAACGTAATTTAAAAAACAGTACCATTTCGCAAGAAGCACGATACAAAGTTGCTAAAGCTAGTTATTACAAAGGCGATTTTAAATGGGCAGAATCTCAGCTTAAAATTTTAAAAGCATCTACATCTCAACTTATAGCCAATGATGCGCTCGAGTTAAAATTACTTATTACAGATAATAAATATGAAGACTCACTGCAAACAGCTCTAAAATTATATGCTAAAGCCGATTTATTAGCATTTCAAAATAGAAATGAAGAAGCTATTAATATATTAGACAAAATTTTAATTGAGCATAAAACAGAACCTATTATAGCACAAGCTTTATACAAACAAGGTCAGTTGTTTGAAAGTAAAAAGCAATTTGAAAAAGCTGCTACAAACTACGAATCTATTATAGAAAATTACAGAGATGGTATTTTAATAGACGATGCACTTTATAAATTGGCAGAACTTTATACAAATCATTTAGAGCAGCCAGAAAAAGCAAAAGCACTATACGAGCAAATTATTTTTAATCATGCCGATAGTATTTACTTTGTAGACGCTAGAAAACGATTCAGAGCTTTACGCGGCGATGCTATAAATTAG
- a CDS encoding GEVED domain-containing protein: protein MKAKLHYVLATTIFLIAFSAFSQNSSWEKIENTKDSKKISALNLNKDKMLLFKLDMLSLKQRLSSVSLRSKKNKKTTSLISIPGKNGGFETFKIYEASVFSPELAAKYPNIKSYVGVNPNNTGARLRMSVSPNGVQTMITYADEPTVFMQPVSKNSNQYILYSKQDKNKIANTFECKTLDALNKTFNKNSSTAKIKLNEGGANNQTLQKFKIAISTTAEYTAYHYVSDSITDALAAINATLSRVNEVFETDMAVTFELVNATQLIYTKASTDPYSDASTGTDGAWSSELQNTLTTVIGEDTYDIGHLFGATGSGGNAGCIGCVCNDGVKGSGFTSPADGIPEGDTFDLDFVVHEIGHQMGANHTYAYEDEGTGVNSEPGSGTTIMAYAGIEGLNNVELHSDDYFHYHSIKQILDNLSGKSCQTPEVISNNPPIADAGNDYYIPKGTAYILKGAATDVDGSDNLTYCWEQIDSGVVNYLNFGPDVTSGSMNRSLPPSSSSERYIPKFSSVLEGNTTQTNPTLGSDWETVSGVSRTLNWALTVRDRATAAATGGQTSFDRMQIFVEDAIPFTIKNPVSWSQGSTQTIEWEVGQTTNGTINCQNVNIKLSTDGGLTFPTSIATNTPNDGVFSYTVPAITDTTNARILIEAADNIFYDVSNFNFSISNNPDFFIVEETLDPIACAETSATFHFDFVVANGFSENTVFSASGIPSNSSVTFTPSSLNTSGAVTMTISNLTNIAQEDYPITITGTSASITKNKIVNLPFYNSQCHSEGNIDYATSTTLVSFNTINNASGKPSGYSNYTNISTILNRNNSYDLTINVNTDSGIAVDEQYTTNTKVWIDWNQNCSFDDPGETYNLGDATGVSNGPTSASSLSITVPISASIGNTIMRISTKYKDDGIVTSCENGFDGEVEDYTLNITGNNEASTTLVQFNTIDNISERPSEYSDYTSFISTTVNRNSSYPLNVNINTKGNFEAGTRVWIDWNQNASFDDSEVYDLGSTTNVTDGATANSPLSITIPIDAVLGNTIMRVSTKYVNTELHTPSQTIVDGEVEDYTLNITPTESIETNGFENFIIFPNPNDGKFTIQLNTALNRNINVKIFDSRGHFIYEKYFEEGGDFSEDIELNSLQSGLYFLIADDGLKRSTKKIIIK from the coding sequence ATGAAAGCAAAACTACATTATGTTTTAGCAACTACCATATTTTTGATTGCTTTTTCGGCATTTAGTCAAAATTCTTCTTGGGAAAAAATAGAAAACACTAAAGATTCTAAAAAAATATCTGCATTAAATTTAAATAAAGATAAAATGCTTTTATTTAAACTAGATATGCTTTCTCTTAAACAAAGGTTGTCTTCAGTGAGTTTAAGAAGTAAAAAAAATAAAAAAACCACATCGTTAATAAGTATTCCTGGAAAAAATGGAGGATTTGAAACTTTTAAAATTTATGAAGCTTCTGTGTTTTCTCCAGAACTTGCTGCTAAATACCCTAATATAAAATCGTATGTTGGTGTTAACCCAAATAACACAGGAGCACGATTACGTATGAGTGTATCTCCTAATGGTGTACAAACCATGATTACTTATGCTGATGAGCCAACCGTTTTCATGCAACCTGTTTCTAAAAACTCTAACCAATATATTTTATATAGTAAACAGGATAAAAACAAGATTGCAAATACCTTTGAATGCAAAACACTAGATGCACTAAATAAAACATTTAATAAAAACAGTAGTACAGCTAAAATTAAACTTAATGAAGGTGGTGCAAACAACCAAACCTTGCAAAAATTTAAAATTGCTATTTCAACTACTGCTGAATACACCGCTTATCATTATGTAAGTGATTCTATTACTGATGCATTAGCTGCAATTAATGCGACATTAAGCAGAGTAAATGAAGTATTTGAAACAGATATGGCTGTTACTTTCGAACTTGTAAATGCCACCCAACTTATATATACAAAAGCTAGTACAGATCCTTATTCTGATGCAAGTACCGGGACTGATGGCGCTTGGAGTTCTGAACTCCAAAACACCTTAACCACTGTAATTGGAGAAGACACTTATGATATTGGACATTTATTTGGAGCTACTGGTAGTGGTGGAAATGCTGGATGTATAGGTTGCGTTTGTAATGATGGTGTTAAAGGAAGTGGATTTACTTCTCCTGCAGATGGTATTCCTGAAGGTGATACGTTTGACCTCGATTTTGTTGTACATGAAATTGGTCACCAAATGGGAGCAAATCATACTTATGCATATGAAGATGAAGGAACTGGCGTAAATTCTGAACCTGGTAGTGGAACAACTATTATGGCATATGCTGGAATAGAAGGTTTAAATAATGTAGAATTACATAGCGATGATTATTTTCATTATCATAGCATAAAACAAATATTAGATAATTTAAGTGGTAAAAGTTGCCAAACACCAGAAGTGATTTCTAATAACCCACCTATTGCAGATGCAGGAAATGATTATTATATTCCAAAAGGCACAGCATATATTTTAAAAGGTGCTGCAACTGATGTTGATGGAAGTGATAATTTAACTTATTGTTGGGAACAAATTGATAGCGGTGTTGTTAATTATTTAAATTTTGGTCCAGATGTAACCTCTGGTTCCATGAATCGTTCGCTACCACCTTCTAGCTCTTCAGAAAGATATATTCCTAAATTTAGCAGTGTTTTAGAAGGTAATACAACACAAACCAACCCTACTTTAGGAAGCGATTGGGAAACAGTTTCAGGTGTGTCCAGAACTTTAAACTGGGCGTTAACTGTTAGAGATAGAGCAACAGCTGCAGCTACAGGAGGACAAACGAGTTTTGATAGAATGCAGATTTTTGTTGAAGATGCGATTCCTTTTACAATAAAAAACCCTGTGTCTTGGTCTCAAGGCTCTACTCAAACTATAGAGTGGGAAGTTGGACAAACTACTAATGGCACTATAAATTGTCAGAATGTAAACATTAAATTATCTACAGATGGCGGATTAACATTTCCAACATCTATTGCTACTAACACCCCAAATGATGGTGTTTTTAGTTACACCGTTCCAGCTATTACAGACACCACAAATGCCAGAATACTAATTGAAGCTGCAGATAATATCTTTTATGACGTATCGAATTTCAATTTTTCTATTTCAAATAATCCAGACTTTTTTATAGTTGAAGAAACTTTAGATCCTATCGCTTGTGCTGAAACTTCGGCTACATTTCATTTTGATTTTGTAGTTGCTAATGGTTTTTCTGAAAATACGGTTTTTAGTGCTTCAGGAATCCCTAGTAATTCATCTGTTACATTTACACCTTCTAGTTTAAATACTTCTGGCGCTGTAACAATGACTATTAGCAATTTAACAAATATTGCTCAAGAAGATTATCCTATTACAATTACTGGAACGTCTGCTTCTATAACAAAAAACAAAATAGTAAATCTTCCTTTTTATAACTCTCAATGCCATTCAGAAGGAAATATTGATTATGCAACAAGTACAACATTGGTATCATTTAACACCATTAATAATGCCTCTGGCAAACCATCTGGTTATAGTAATTATACTAATATTTCTACTATTTTAAATAGAAATAACTCTTATGATTTAACAATAAATGTTAATACCGATTCTGGTATAGCTGTAGATGAACAATATACTACGAATACCAAAGTATGGATAGACTGGAACCAAAATTGTAGTTTTGATGACCCTGGAGAAACTTATAATTTAGGTGATGCTACTGGTGTGTCAAATGGACCTACAAGTGCATCTTCTTTATCTATAACAGTACCTATATCTGCTAGTATTGGAAATACCATTATGAGAATTTCTACTAAATATAAAGATGACGGTATTGTTACCTCTTGTGAAAATGGCTTTGATGGTGAAGTTGAAGATTACACACTTAATATTACAGGGAACAATGAAGCAAGCACAACATTAGTACAATTTAATACGATTGATAATATCTCAGAAAGACCCTCAGAATATAGTGATTATACGTCGTTTATTTCTACTACTGTTAATAGGAATTCTTCTTATCCTTTAAATGTAAACATAAATACAAAGGGCAATTTTGAAGCAGGAACAAGAGTTTGGATTGATTGGAATCAAAATGCTAGCTTTGATGATTCTGAAGTCTATGATTTAGGTTCTACTACCAATGTTACAGATGGAGCAACAGCCAATTCTCCTCTCTCAATTACAATCCCTATTGATGCTGTCTTAGGAAATACTATTATGAGGGTTTCTACTAAATATGTAAACACAGAACTACATACACCTTCTCAAACTATAGTTGATGGTGAAGTTGAAGATTACACACTTAATATTACTCCTACTGAATCTATTGAAACAAATGGGTTCGAAAATTTTATTATTTTTCCAAATCCTAATGATGGTAAATTTACAATTCAATTAAACACCGCATTAAACCGTAATATCAATGTCAAGATATTTGATTCTAGAGGGCATTTTATATATGAAAAATATTTTGAAGAAGGGGGTGATTTCAGTGAGGACATTGAATTAAACAGTTTACAATCTGGCTTATATTTTTTAATTGCAGATGATGGTTTAAAAAGATCTACTAAAAAAATTATTATAAAATAA